The Atribacterota bacterium genomic interval TATGCCATTACTACAATAGGTATTCCATTATATTTATCAACATAGGCATTTATATTAAATACTTCACGAATATTTTTGGAGTTAATAATACTGCTATCACCTTTTGCATATATCATCCCATCTTTCAGCAAGATAAATTTATCCGAAAATCTTAGAGTAAGATTTAAATCATGCATAACAACAATAGAAGTAATACCCTGGGACCGGGATATGTTTTTTATAATGCCCATCACTTCCATTTGGTTTTTTAAATCCAGGTTACTTGTCGGTTCATCCAGTAGAAGTATTTGCGGTTCCTGGGCAAGTGCCCTGGCAATTATTACCTTTTGCAGTTCTCCACCACTTAATTCGCGGGTAAACCTCAGGGCATGTTCCTCAAGATTCATAAGTTTTAAAACCTTTCCGGTTATATCAAGATCTTTTCTCGAAACATCCCACTTTATATGGGGTTTTCTCCCCAATAATACCGCATCAAAAACGGTTATATAATTAGCGGAGGCTGTTTGAGAAACATAAGCCATCTTTCTGGCAATCTCTTCTTTATTGAGTTTTTTGAGATTAAAATTATTAACAAGTATTGTTCCTTTTTTTGGTTTCAATATTTTGTTAATACATTTTAAAAGAGTTGACTTTCCTGCCCCGTTTACTCCCAGGACAGATATTACTTCACCTTTATTTACCTCAAATTTTACATTTTTTAAGACATCTTTACCATTATAAGAGAATGCAATATCATTAACGGAAAGAATCATCATAGAAATCTCCCTTATTATTATCTTAAACACTTCTATTCTCACAGGTATGATGCAAGCATAAGTAGAATAGAAATTATTTATACATCTTTATCAATAAATACAGAAATAATGGCGCTCCCATAAAGGATGTCAAAATACCCACAGGTAAGACAATCGGGGATATAACAGTCCTGGCAATTGTATCTGAAACCAATAACAGGATTGCACCGAATAAAGCAGATACAGGAATAAGAAACCTGTAATCTCCACCTATTAATATTCTTACCAGAT includes:
- a CDS encoding ABC transporter ATP-binding protein, translating into MILSVNDIAFSYNGKDVLKNVKFEVNKGEVISVLGVNGAGKSTLLKCINKILKPKKGTILVNNFNLKKLNKEEIARKMAYVSQTASANYITVFDAVLLGRKPHIKWDVSRKDLDITGKVLKLMNLEEHALRFTRELSGGELQKVIIARALAQEPQILLLDEPTSNLDLKNQMEVMGIIKNISRSQGITSIVVMHDLNLTLRFSDKFILLKDGMIYAKGDSSIINSKNIREVFNINAYVDKYNGIPIVVMA